The nucleotide window GTGGCGCAGCCCAAGCGAGGGCGAAGTCCCGAAGCGAAGCGTTAAGGTGCTGTTAGCCGAAGTTCACATTTTATGTTTTTTACTTTTCGAATTGGATTTTATTTAAGAATTTATCAATCAATTACAATTAGAACTACATAATTCTATTGAATTTCGGACAAACTCTGTAGATTCCTTATTTTTTTTAGAAAAAGCAATGATTTCCAAAGGTGATTTGAATTGGAATTGTCCAGCTTTTGCAGTAGGTGAAAGTCTTCGTTCGCTAGTAATAACAAAGACTTTTGTGTTATCTGATATAACTCTCATTTCTGTGATAGTTCCATAATCTTTACCAATTTGTTGAGCACACATGAATCGAGCGGTATAACTTTCGTAATCGTGAAAGTCGCTTTCTTGTGGAGGATTTGATAAAATATCAGTACAGTGTGATTTTGCAAGATTTAGTATAGAATTTAGAAAAGAGTAAGCGGAGCTCGTATTTCTAAAGGATTGTTTTGCGATGATCCAATCGGAGTTTTGAACATCTTTATCGTTAGGAACCCATTCTTTTATAGATTCGTTTTGTTCATTTTTATCAGTTATGAGTTTCCATTCTATAGATATTGGTAGTTTAAGATTAATCGCGATGATAGGGTTTTGTTCTTTTCGGAAGCTTGCGCAGCCTATAAAGAAAAAAATAAAAGTTAGTAATAATTTCATAGAAAGTCTCCTTTGAATATCCTTTTTTAATAAACTTGTAATGTAATTTCCAGTTATTTTTTTACTATTTCGATTTGTGAATTTCGGCTAACGAACTAGCCTTCCCGAAGTTGTCCGACCCTGAGTCCCGAACGGGACGTTAGGGACTTGCACGTAGTTTGCGAATGCAAACGAGTGACAGGAGGACAATTTGGCACAGCCCGAGCGAGGCCTTGTGCCGAAGCGTAGCGGGAAGGTGCTGTTATGCGAAGTAATTTCGTATTAGATCGCAACTCCTGCATATATTGAAATAAAATGGTAATTCCTTGGAGAACCATTTTTATCTTCATTCATATCTTTTGTAATTAAATATGTATTTATATAATTACTAGAATATCCAGGATCAAAAGTATAATATTTATTTATTTTTCTTGCAGATAAATATCCGAATTCAAATTCAGTTCCAATAATAAAATTTGATAAAAACTCTCTTCTGTATCCTAAGCCAATGGATCCAAATAGTCGGTCTGCGAAAATTGTTGTTGTTTGATAAGGTTGAATTTCGGGATTATTATTTGAGCTAATAGAGAAAAGATTCTCGTATATTTTATATCCTTTTTCAACACCAAGATTAATGCTGGTGTAAAAATTATTCCAAAAGAAGAACTGTGATTTAAAGATTAGTTTTTCTCCAGTGAGATGATCTGATTTTCTGTTTAAAGTTAACTGGTTTTGTCTAGTAAGAGCATAAATTGAATATTGTTCACCTATTCTGTTTCCGTTAGTGTAAGATAGTCCAAGATAAAAGTTATTAAATAATCCAAACATTAAATTTAAGTATTGATCGCTTGTTCCCCAGACATTTCCTTTTTGATTTAAATTATTTATGTAAGCAGGTGTAATGTAAATGTGAAGTTTCTTTCTATCCGAATTACTTTCACTATATATTGGAAAAGTATAAATATATAATATGAAGAATGCTATTTTAATAATTTTATTTTTGAGTTTCATTTTATCCTTTTAATTTGAAATTATTTCGCATAACGAACTAGACTAACCGACGTAGGCTGGCCCTGAGTCCCGAATGGGACGTTAGGGACTGGAACGACGCTTGCGCAAGCAAGAGGAGTGCCAGAAGCCTATGTGTCGCAGACCGAACGAGGGCGTAAGTCCCGAAGTGAAGCGGTTAGTTGCTGTTATACGAAGTAAACCGCTTATTGGTTAAAAGTCAGGTGGTTATCAAAATTTATTAGAACATCTTTTATAACGACACCGGCAATTCCTTGCGATACAAGAAACAAAGCATAAGGATATTGCTGAGGTCCATTAAAGAAAGCGAAAGAAACGCTAAACCAGAGTAGTAAAAATGTATTTCCGTAATTAATTTCATTTTTATCGTCTAAGGAAAATTCGAATAATATTTTATCATTAGTTATGTTGAGTGTATTGCATCTAGTATTTTTGATATATCTTGAGTAAAGAGCACTTGCATGTTCAGTTTTTTGAACACACGGACTATATAAATCGGGAGTTTTATTGTAATCATTATTAATGCCAAAATTGATAGTATGCATTCCTATAATCGATCTATAGTAGGGAATAGTGTCTTTCGATTTAATGAATAGAAACCCAGTATATTTTCCTTTTGGAACAGAAAAGTTAATTATATCAGAATTGAAATTTTCGCTAAAATAAAAAGTTGGAGAGAAAACATTTCCATTTTTTTCAAAAGAATCTATATCTTGAATATAAAATTCCATACTAACATTGGATGGATTGAAATTTTTTAGTTTTATTGTAATAATTGAAGCATCATTCTTTATTTGAGGATTCAATTCTTCCTGAATTCTCAAGGCATTTCTTGAAAGACAATTAGTCAAAGTAAGTAAAGAAGCTATGAAAATATATTTTTTTTTGTTCATAATATATTAGTTTGGTTTATTTCGTATAACGAACTAGACTAACCGACGTAGGCTGACCCTGAGTCCCGGAACGGGACGTTAGGGACTGGCACGGAGTTTGCGGATGCAAACGAGTGACAGAAAGCCTATGTGTCGCAGACCAAGCGAGGGCGAAGTCCCGAAGCGCAGCGGTTAGTTGCTGTTATGCGAAGTCAGAGGTTTCTGAAAATTGTTGCTAAGAATTTTATTCTAATTACTCTTATTTTCTTTTTTAGCAATTTCAAAATAGATTTAGTTAGAATGTGTTAGCAATTACTAATTCGTCCAATTAATATGAAGCATACTACCAAGAGCTAATATAAATTAAACCTTCGATCGGATTTTCTGATAATATTAATATTTTTGTAATTTATTGTTCGCCTAGACTTCATGAGAGTCAATCTTATGAAATATGAAGCTTATTAAGAAAGGCTATCATGCAGTTCCATTTCTTTTTCCAAAATGGTATTTATGATAGTATTTAGATCAATATTCTTTTTTGTAGCTATTTTTTGATAATAGTCTTCCAGCTTAGGGTTCAGGTAAACAGGAAAGTGTAGATCCTTTTTATCCCTTGAATAGAGGCCTCTTTTACCTTTTGAAAAATCGTATTCTTCTCTCATATTAGTTTATCTCTTTTGAATAATATTGAGCTTCTTCGTTTAAAGTTGCTTTTCTAGCAGAGATTATTCTTATAATTTCTTCGCCTTTATTTGATCTATCAACAAAAATTACGACTGCAATGGTAATATTTTCAATTTTTCCGAGGGCAATTTCTCTAATTTCTCCATCCGAATGATCAGGATCGGATAAATAAATGGTTTTTGGATCGGCAAAAACTAATGAAGCTTTAGAGAAGGAAAGCTGGTGTTTTGCTAAATTCGTTTTTTCTTTTTCTAGATCCCATTCGAAAAGCATTTTTACATTCTGCTAGGCAAATGCATTTTTGAATAGTTATAATTTTAATCATTTAAATTCCTCTGATTTCGCATAACGAACTAGACTAACCGACGTAGGCTGGCCCTGAGTCCCGGAACGGGACGTTAGGGACTGGCCACGACACTTGCGCAGGCAAGGGGAGTGCCAGAAGCCTATGTGTCGTAGACCGAGCGAGGGCGTAAGTCCCGAAGCGAAGCGGTTAGTCGCTGTTATACGAAGTCGCGATTTGTATAATAATTAGCAGTTTATACGTCTCAATAAATATAAAGTCTATCTGATTATGCAAGTTTTGCAGTTATGAAATTAATTATATATTGTTAAATTAATAGTTTTTTACTTTTTCGATTTAATTGAAATCTTATTGGTTTTTGAGAATAGTTCTTTTTCGTTTTTTAAGTAACTAGTATTTTTTAACTTAATAGAAGATGCTAGTATGAATTTATTTGAAGAATTTGAAAACGAATTTAGGAAATATGTTGGTTGATTGTTTTTAAAAAAGCTTCATTAAATTTTTTAATGTATATTTTGATATATGGAAGAAACTATCTGAAATTCCATTGTAATTCCAGGGTTTTGATGAAACTTCAAATGTTTCTTCTAATATGAGATAACCATTTAAATAGGATATCCAAAACTCTTTATGTTCCAGGTTAATGTAATATTCTCCACCGTAGCATTCACGATTTTTTACTGATAATAATCTGCTTATATCATAATTCCATGTTATAGCCGAAATATCTTCAAATACGAGATAACATAATTTTATATATTTCCCATAGAAAGGTTCTAGTTCATACTCGTGATCGTGAATAATAAATACGTTAAAAAAAGGAATAAGTAATTTATTTTGATAAAATAGTAGATCTCCGAATATAGATTCAGCTGAATTGACACTTGAAATTCCGTTTTTTTTTATAAATTTTTTCACTATTGATATCTAAATTTCTAAATTATTTAATGTAGCGATTTCGTATAACGAACTAGGGGAGACGACGTTCCTCGTAGCTGAGCCTCACAGAGGCGTTAGCGTCGGCGCGTCTTCTTGCGTAGCAAGAAGCGTGACGGAGAGGAATGTGGCACAGCCCAAGCGAGGCCGTAGTGCCGAAGCGCAGCGTTTCCCCGCTGTTATGCGCAGTATTGCATTATTAAATATTTTTTAACGCATCGCATAATTCTTTTCCAACTAACTTTCCAAAATTTAAATATTCTTCAAGCTCAACTTTTTCCAAGCGAGGAGGAGTGTATTTTGAATTTTCAACAAATTCAAAGTTTAAAATTGGATTTGTAAGAGAATAATGATAAAGATTAAAATTAATTAGTTTGTTTTGAAAGTCATTAGGATCGATGCTATCATAAAGTAGTTTAGATTGAGGAATTAAATTATGAATATTTTGTTCATCATCTAAAAATAAATGAAGATCAATTCTTATTAGTTTGTTGTTATTAGTGTTATCAGTTAAAGTATAAATTGATTCGGAAGAGTTATTTAAAAATTTTGAAAATCCACCATATAAATTGATTTTTTTATTCGCGATTTGGCAATTTTTTAAAGAATCAATAACTCCATTGTTAATATTTCCAGATATTTTTTTGTTAGTTCTGTAAAACGGATATTCGAAATGAATAACATAATCATTAAATCTATTGTCAATTTTATTTAATTGATAAGTATTTAATTTTTTAAAAGATCTCTTTGTTATGCTGCAACTTATAAAGGATGTTAAGATTGAAATTAGAATGATGATTTTCATTTTAAAGGCAGGTTTGCAATATTGCGCATAACGAAATAGCGTTAACGACGTAGGCTGACCCTGAATCCCAGGATGGGACGTTAGGGACTGGCACGGAGTTTGCGGATGCAAACGAGTGACAGAAAGCCTATGTGCCGCAGGCCGAGCGAGGGCGAAGTCCCGAAGCGAAGCGTTAATGCGCTGTTATACGAAGGTTTTGGGAGTATTACTAACTAACTTTTATTCCTAAAATATCTAGCGGATTTGAATTATTTTTTAAAACGAATAGCATTCTTTGTGCTGGTCCTTGTGGAATATTTCTTCCAGATTCCCATGCCTCTACAGTTTTCTCCGAAACTCCCAGTGTGTTTGCAAAAACAGATTGAGTAAGATGTAATTTGGTTCTAATATTTTTAATATCTTTTCCTTTGAAATTAGGAAGTTTCGGAACGGATATAGAAGTTTGTTTTAGTTTTAAGTTAGATTTTCCTTCTGAAAATTCAATAGCTTCATTCAAACCTTTATTAAGACTGTTAAACAATTTATTGTTTGATGTATTTTTCATAACTTCCTCCTTTCTTTTTTTAAAGCATCTTTTAGTGTTAAAGTCAACTGTCCTAAAATTTTTAGCTGTGCTTTAGATAAGTTATCTTTATCATTCTTTTCAAGTAAGGTAATGAGAAAGAGAATTTCAAACTCTTCAACATCAAGGTAGAAGACTCTGATTCCAGAACTTTTGCCTGATCCTTTCTTTTTCCACCGGACTTTTCTGATCCCGTTAGTTTCTTTAATTACAACACCAGATTTCGGATTTTCTAGTAAATGAGTTTGAAACTCTAAAAGTTCCTGATCATCTAGTTTTGCTTTCTTCCAGAAATTATCAAAATCCGGTAAATGAACGAATAATCTTTTCAATAATCCATTAAACCCTACTCAGTAGGGGTTGTCAAGATTTCATTTTATATTTTTTCGAGAACTTAAATTAGGAATAAAGCTTTCCCGAAACTTTCGTATAACGAACTAGGCTAACCGACGTAGGCTGACCCTGAGTCCCATCGGGACGTTAGGGACTGGCACGGAGCTTGCGTATGCAAGCGAGTGACAGAAAGCCTATGTGCCGCAGGCCGAGCGAGGGCGAAGACCCGAAGCGAAGTGGTTAGCCGCTGTTAGTTGCAGTGGCTAACCGTAGAGATTTTTTTTAATATGTTAATTACTAGATCCAATAATGGTCGAATTTTTACCAGAGTAACCATAACACGCATCTGGAATAAAATTTAATTACGATGCATATGGGATGTATACTGGAGGTTTGTAATCATCTGGATAGTTATATATTCTAGCTTCAGCTTTTACTTTGGTACCAGCATTAGATTCGGAAAGCATTTCAAAGCAAATATTGATTATCTGATCTTTTTTAGCTGTAAATTTAAGTTTCATGTTATATGAAGTAGTAGTGGTAGAAGTAATAGAGCCGGCATATCTTCTGTTTTGGAAATGAAAATAGAAGAGTTCAAATTCATAATCACCTGGAGGAACTTTAAAATGTTTATCGTAACTAGGTTTGCTAATGAAGATATTCGTACCTGTTTTTTCAAGAACAGAATCAATAGGCTGTCCATTAATTTTTCTAATAATGAAGTTAGATACTCTGATTTCTGCAGAATTAGCTTCGTCAAAAGTGTCTGAATTATTTTTTTATAAATTCCATGTGTAGCACAGTTGACTATCAATGGTAAAAGTAATGTTAATGTTTTAATGTTCATATTATAATATATTTAATAGTTGAAAAGAACGTCAACTTATAATGAAAATTTCCATTGCAACTAACGAACTAGGCTACTCGACGTTTCCCGACCCTGAGTCCCGGTGACGGGACGTTAGGGGCTGGCATGTAGTTTGCGGATGCAAACGAATGCCAGGAGGGAAATGTGGCGCAGCCCAAGCGAAGCCGAAGTGCCGAAGCGCAGTGAGTAGCTGCTGTTATGCGAAGTAAAACTGATATTCAATTTAATTTATTATATATATTTAGAAGAGCTTTATATTTATTAGCAGTCATAAGCATAATCTCTTCATTTGTCAATGAATCGAATTTCTTCATATTTGAATAGGGAATCGTATCAAGAAAAGCGGAAAAATCAGAATTACATTCCAAACTTTCATTCCAAGCCAGATTTTTAGAAGAAATACAATCTTGCCTTAATTTACATGCGTTATCTAGGGGATCTTCGTATATAGGACAAGTATTGTAAATTGTTAAATTTGGTTTATTTCTACAATAGCATCCATAATTTATGTTTGAAAAAGTATTATTCCATTCTTCTTCAAATTCCATTCTAAATTTAATATTCTTTGTTTCTGTTTTTATTTTTTCTATTAGAATTTGATATTCATCACAAAATACTGTATCATCGAAACAGATTTTTATAAGATCTTCATTGTTATTAATTTTATTTTTACGATTTTCCTCAAATTCTTTTATTTCTTTATCTTGAGATTTCTTTTTTTCAATTTTTAAAGTTAACTTTTGGTGTTCCTTTCTTTCAATTTCTTTAATCTTTTCATCTTCTCTAAAGCTAGGGTTCACCAGATAAACAATCCAATAGAAAAATAGACCAATTGCTTCTAATACACCTAATGGATTCATATTTTTAGATTAATTTTGTTTTATTTCGCATAACGAACTAGACTAACCGACGTAGGCTGACCCTGAGTCCCGGAACGGGACGTTAGGGATTGGCACGACGCTTGCGCAAGCAAGAGGAGTGCCAAAAGCCTATGTGTCGGAGACCGAGCGAGGGTGCGTCCCAAAGCGAAGCGGTTAGTCGCTGTTATACGAAGTTTTGGATTTTAATTTAAAATATATTGTGCAAGAATTTCGTATGCTTGCATAATTCCTTCATCTTTATATTCATGTAAAGGTTTAAATCTCGAATAATCAATTCCATTATGTAAATAAATGACTGAGGAAGATTTAGCTACTTTTGTTTTTGTAATATTTTCTATATTTGAAACGGATAATTCTAGAACTAATTCAAATTCGTCCGTTGTAGGAATTAAACCTAATGAAATCGTTGAAATAAATTTAATAAATTTATTATAGTTGTAGGGGTAAATTACGATTTCGTAACCAGCAACTCTGAATTTATCAATTAGATAGTAAGATACATTTTTGGATTTTATATTGTTAAGTGAATCCAGTATTACTTTATTTTTGTTTTGAAATCCTAAAAAACTCGTTCGATCAAAATATAGCGTAACTTTTTGATTTTCTTTTTTGTGTTTTTTAAAAATAGTAACGATTTTTTCATTATATGATTCATGAATTTTTATTTCAATATTTTCTTCAGATGTATATTTGTTTAGGATTGAGAGTTCTTTAAATTCACTTTTAATAGATGTGCATTTTGAAATAGTAAATAGTATGAATATTGTAATTATTTTTCTCATATTTTTCCAAAATTTCGTATAACGAACTAGACTAACCGACGTAGGCTGACCCTGAGTCCCGGACGGGACGTTAGGGATTGGCACGACGCTTGCGCAGGCAAGAGGAGTGACAAAAGCCTATGTGTCGTAGACCGAACGAGGGCGTAAGTCCCGAAGTGAAGCGGTTAGTTGCTGTTAGCCGAAGTTCACTTCTACTAGATTTAATTTTTTCAAATTATTTTTTTTGAAGAAATGAATAGTATATCAATTACAATTGGCACTACATAAATTAATAGAATTTCGAATAAAGTCAGTAGATTCTTTATTCTTCTTAGAAAATTCAATAATTTCTGCTGGAGTTTTAAATTGAAATTGTCCAGCTTTTGTAGTAGGCGATAGTCTTCGTTCACTAGTAACAACAAAAAGTTGAATATTATCAGAAATTACTCTCATTTCAGTGATAGTTCCGTAATCTTTATCAATTTGTTGAGCACACATAAAGCGAGCAGTATAGCTTTCATAATCGTGAAAATCAATTTGTTGTGGAGCGTTTATTAAAATGTCCGAACATTTAGATTTTGCAAGATTTAGAACAGAATTCAAAAAAGAGTAAGCGGAGCTTGTATTTCTAAAACTTTGTTTAACGATGATCCATTCGGTATTTTGAATATTTTTATCAATTGGAATCCATTCTTTTAGCGCTTCGTTTTGATCATTTTTATCAGTTATGATCTGCCATTCTAATGATGCAGGTAGAGTTAAATTAATTGCTATGATAGGTTTTTGTTCTTTAAGAATGCTCGCGCAACCTAGAAAGAAAAGAATAAAGGGTATTAGTTGTTTCATGGAAAATCTCCTGTGATTGTGAATTGTCTTTTTTTCTACTGATGTTATTTTCAATTGTAGTTTTTATTGTTTCGATCTGTGAATTTCGGCTAACGAACTAGACTAACCGACGTAGGCTGGCCCTGAGTCCCGAACGGGACGTTAGGGACTGGAACGACGCTTGCGGAAGCAAGAGGAGTGCCAGAAGCCTATGTGTCGCAGACCGAGCGAGGGCGGAAGTCCCGAAGCGAAGCGGTTAGTTGCTGTTATGCGCAGTCATTTTTATAATAGATTTTTATTCAAAATTACTGCGGAAAATATTAACAAAAATATAGTTACCATTAGATATAAATTTGTTCGTCTTAGATAATTTCTATATTCTTTTGCAGAATAAAATAAATTTGTAGCATCTAATCTTAATTTTCTGTCAAATTTTTCGTAAGGAATGCTAGAATTAGAAATAAGTTCATTAATTTTTCTTTTATGAAATATCAGAACTTCATTAATAGATTGTGATATTACGTTGGAAGTAAAGAATTTTTGAGTTTTTATTTCTGTAAAAATTCCATTAGCTGTAATTAGAATTTCACCTGTTTTAAATGGAGTATAAAAATAGAAAAGATGTTTTTCGTTAAATTTTACTATAGATGCAAAACAAATATTTTCAGAGGAAGAGAAATTCCATTCTATATTTTCTTTGAATATGAAAGGGAATTTTTCAGATTTAATTCCAATAAATTCAAATCCATATGAATTAAGTATTTCTGATAAAATTTTTACTTCGGCTGGAAGTGTTGAACTATTTTTATCGGATATCCAAGATGATTTGATATATTTGATTAGTAAGTTTCTTAGTATTTGTTTAATTAATATTAAAGTTATAAGAAGAATAAGTAATGTAATTAAGAATGTTGTTATTTTAGAAATCATCTGCGGTTTTATTTTATATTTTTATTCATATCTTATTTGAAATTCTGTTTAAATGATTGCGCATAACGAACTAGGGGAGACGACGTTCCTCGTAGCTGAGCCTCGCAGAGGCGTTAGCGTCGGCGCGTCTTCTTGCGGAGCGAGAAGCGTGACGGAGAGGAATGTGGCGTAGCCCAAGCGAGGCCGTAAGTGCCGAAGCGCAGCGTTTCCCCGCTGTTATACGACGTGTGGTTTATACACTAGCCAATGTTTTCTTCCCTTTCTTTATGACTATTTCTCCACCTAAGGTGTGAATTAATTTAGATAGGACAAGTAAAGTTGGATTATCTTGTTTTCCACTTCTAATTTCTTGAATTACCGTGCTAGAAACATTTGCTTTTTTTGAAAGTTCTCTAACGGATACTTTTTGCGATTCCATAAGTTCGATTAAAGTTTCAGAAAGATTTAGAGCATCATATTCCTTTTCAAATTTAGCTTTGAAGGATTTATCTTTCATTAAACGATCAAATGTAGATTTAGTAGTAGATGCCTTTTTTACTTCTTGTTTCATAATCTTCCCTTCTTTTTATAGCTCTAATCTTTTCGTTTTTAGGCAGTTTATCAGTTTTCTTAACAAAAGCATTAGTAATGATTATTTTCTTCCCTTTTACAAAAAAGCAAAGAAACCTGTGAGGAATTGGTTTGAAAGCGAAAAGAGAGTCTCCTTCAAAATTGAATTTAGTTTTGTCTTTGATTTCACCAATATCAGCAAATCTTTTGAACAAAGCCAAAGTTTTAATTTTTAAATCATCTGGAAGTTCATTGAAATAATCTAGAACATCAGATTTCTCTTTTTCATCAAAATACCATTCAACAGTGAATTTTTCGCCTTTATAAGCTGTAAATTCTTTCACTTTTTGAGTGTGCCGGAATAACGGTACAAAATCAATTCATTTTTAATTTATTTTCCCCAATTTTTGGTTCTCTGTTGGTTTTGCCACATGTCGTATAACGAACTAGGGGAGACGACGTTCCTCGTAGCTGAGCCTACGTAGTAGGCGTTAGCGTCGGCGCGCTTCTTGCGATCGCAAGAAAGCGTGACGGAGAGGAATGTGTCGCAGACCAAGCGAGGCCGTAAGTGCCGAAGCGCAGCGTTTCCCCGCTGTTATGCGCTGGAAATGATTAGTAGAAATAATTAAGATATTCAATTTTTAGTTCTCTGAGTTTTTTGTATTTGGTATAATCAACTACATGT belongs to Leptospira terpstrae serovar Hualin str. LT 11-33 = ATCC 700639 and includes:
- a CDS encoding BrnT family toxin, with the protein product MLFEWDLEKEKTNLAKHQLSFSKASLVFADPKTIYLSDPDHSDGEIREIALGKIENITIAVVIFVDRSNKGEEIIRIISARKATLNEEAQYYSKEIN
- a CDS encoding helix-turn-helix domain-containing protein; protein product: MKNTSNNKLFNSLNKGLNEAIEFSEGKSNLKLKQTSISVPKLPNFKGKDIKNIRTKLHLTQSVFANTLGVSEKTVEAWESGRNIPQGPAQRMLFVLKNNSNPLDILGIKVS
- a CDS encoding type II toxin-antitoxin system RelE/ParE family toxin, which encodes MKRLFVHLPDFDNFWKKAKLDDQELLEFQTHLLENPKSGVVIKETNGIRKVRWKKKGSGKSSGIRVFYLDVEEFEILFLITLLEKNDKDNLSKAQLKILGQLTLTLKDALKKERRKL
- a CDS encoding helix-turn-helix domain-containing protein, with amino-acid sequence MKQEVKKASTTKSTFDRLMKDKSFKAKFEKEYDALNLSETLIELMESQKVSVRELSKKANVSSTVIQEIRSGKQDNPTLLVLSKLIHTLGGEIVIKKGKKTLASV
- a CDS encoding type II toxin-antitoxin system RelE/ParE family toxin, which produces MKEFTAYKGEKFTVEWYFDEKEKSDVLDYFNELPDDLKIKTLALFKRFADIGEIKDKTKFNFEGDSLFAFKPIPHRFLCFFVKGKKIIITNAFVKKTDKLPKNEKIRAIKRREDYETRSKKGIYY